One window of the Diospyros lotus cultivar Yz01 chromosome 12, ASM1463336v1, whole genome shotgun sequence genome contains the following:
- the LOC127786693 gene encoding uncharacterized protein LOC127786693, whose amino-acid sequence MVRMYDKREMMNKCSDEICPRIRKMLEKAQLGTRYCNVRPAVGQKFQVSIADQGYVVSLQEHICSCRQWDLSGIPCPHALACIHFMKHDSVAYINRYYSKLEYLKAYKYALEPLNEFSMWSRTDATPILFPPYKRMPGRLKKKRKKDVVEIEGQDVGGPHGMHMTCQHCLQTGHNKRGCPNKNKTAAPRPPKAKRDRPRATTNASAIAPSTTRSRASARSRSTASTSVPTTATASTLASATAGASASDMQVPMQVSQQMSQQQLQR is encoded by the exons ATGGTAAGAATGTATGATAAAAGAGAGATGATGAATAAGTGTTCAGATGAAATTTGTCCACGGATCAGAAAAATGTTGGAGAAGGCACAGTTGGGGACAAGGTATTGCAATGTGAGGCCCGCTGTTGGACAAAAATTCCAAGTTAGCATTGCGGACCAAGGTTATGTGGTCAGCCTACAAGAGCATATATGTTCTTGTAGGCAATGGGACTTAAGTGGCATCCCATGCCCTCATGCTTTGGCCTGTATACACTTTATGAAGCATGATTCAGTTGCCTATATAAATCGGTATTATAgcaaattagaatatttaaaggCATACAAGTATGCATTGGAGCCATTGAATGAGTTCTCAATGTGGTCAAGGACTGATGCTACTCCTATACTGTTCCCTCCATATAAAAGAATGCCTGGCAGACTAAAAAAGAAACGAAAGAAGGATGTCGTTGAAATTGAAGGACAAGATGTGGGCGGTCCGCATGGCATGCATATGACATGCCAACATTGCTTGCAAACTGGCCACAATAAGAGAGGTTGCCCAAATAAGAACAAGACAGCGGCACCAAGACCTCCCAAG GCGAAGAGAGACAGACCACGTGCCACAACCAATGCCTCAGCAATAGCCCCATCAACTACCAGATCGCGTGCCTCCGCAAGATCGAGATCAACTGCATCAACAAGTGTTCCAACAACAGCCACAGCATCTACCTTGGCGAGTGCCACAGCGGGAGCCTCAGCCAGTGATATGCAAGTGCCAATGCAAGTGTCTCAACAAATGTCACAACAACAGCTTCAGCGTTAG
- the LOC127786692 gene encoding coniferyl alcohol acyltransferase — MAVEDAIHGSYEVSFTKKTIVKAVGPLPESHILTLSNLDLLSGRFPVTYFYFYRKSLVDNFTTTTEALKFSLAKTLNHFYPFAGRIVQNPSTGEPEIICDNNGALVVEACANIPLNKLDFYDLNQSLQGKLVSIEQEFPSQIQITCYTCGGISITFTFDHALGDASAFGKFLVTWSEIARGKNISCEPDHGRCLRARFPPTYDPWVDQAFASCTIEDIINIPTANIVLKRLYHIDVTSINRLQKLACVDGSRRTKIEAFSAYIWKVMVRAINENQKHCKMGWLVDGRARMSKNKNSMSNYIGNVLSLAFGEASMVELKHGSLSDIAKIVHEAISKVTNEAHFLDLIDWIECHRPGLMLSKLVLGRAGPALVVSSGRKFPVTELDFSFGSPVLGTVCSTIERIGVGYVNQRQSARGDGSWTVSAILWPELAAALESDNDRIFQPMTANLLQI; from the coding sequence ATGGCAGTTGAGGATGCAATCCATGGCAGCTATGAAGTGAGCTTCACCAAAAAAACTATCGTAAAAGCTGTTGGACCTTTGCCAGAATCTCATATTCTTACCCTCTCAAACCTTGACCTCCTTTCAGGCCGCTTTCCAGTAACATACTTCTATTTCTACCGCAAATCCCTTGTTGATAACTTCACAACCACCACTGAGGCCCTTAAATTCTCCCTAGCGAAAACACTCAATCATTTCTACCCATTTGCTGGTCGAATAGTCCAAAACCCAAGCACCGGTGAGCCAGAAATCATATGTGACAACAACGGTGCTCTTGTCGTAGAAGCCTGTGCAAACATCCCTCTCAACAAACTGGACTTCTATGATCTTAACCAATCTCTTCAAGGGAAACTAGTCTCTATTGAGCAGGAATTTCCGTCGCAAATCCAAATAACATGTTACACTTGTGGAGGAATATCTATAACCTTCACATTTGACCATGCGCTAGGTGATGCTAGTGCCTTCGGTAAGTTTCTAGTTACCTGGTCTGAAATAGCCAGGGGAAAGAACATTTCTTGTGAACCTGATCATGGCAGGTGTCTACGTGCCCGGTTTCCTCCTACTTATGACCCCTGGGTAGACCAAGCTTTCGCCTCTTGCACCATTGAAGACATAATAAATATACCAACAGCAAATATCGTGCTCAAGCGCCTCTATCATATCGATGTTACAAGCATCAATCGGCTGCAAAAACTCGCATGTGTTGATGGTAGCAGAAGAACTAAAATTGAGGCTTTCTCTGCTTATATCTGGAAGGTTATGGTTCGAGCCATTAATGAAAATCAAAAGCACTGTAAGATGGGATGGTTAGTAGATGGAAGAGCCAGGATGAGCAAAAACAAGAACTCCATGTCAAATTACATTGGAAATGTTCTGTCCCTGGCTTTTGGAGAAGCAAGCATGGTCGAACTGAAGCATGGATCTTTATCAGATATCGCCAAGATAGTTCATGAGGCAATTTCAAAGGTAACTAATGAAGCTCATTTCTTGGACTTAATTGATTGGATTGAGTGCCATAGGCCAGGATTAATGCTATCAAAGCTCGTGCTAGGTCGTGCTGGACCTGCTCTTGTAGTTTCGTCAGGACGGAAGTTTCCAGTAACTGAACTAGACTTCTCTTTTGGAAGCCCAGTGCTTGGGACTGTCTGCTCCACCATAGAAAGGATTGGAGTTGGTTATGTAAACCAACGGCAAAGTGCAAGAGGCGATGGCTCTTGGACTGTATCAGCAATCTTATGGCCAGAATTAGCTGCAGCACTGGAGTCGGATAATGATCGCATTTTCCAGCCGATGACTGCGAATCTTCTTCAGATATAA